From a single Capsicum annuum cultivar UCD-10X-F1 chromosome 12, UCD10Xv1.1, whole genome shotgun sequence genomic region:
- the LOC124889713 gene encoding zinc finger MYM-type protein 1-like, whose protein sequence is MGDFYASKDFRGWNKDLERFCLHVGKVNSIHHKCYNKILGLSNRRQSIQVVLDKHSEKSKNEYRMHSEASINVARLLLYYELPFRGHDESESSSNQGYFLGLLRWHGDNHPDVGKLILEKAPQNDTLTCPMIQKDIFNACAKQTLKVIIADLNGDYFGLLVDESKDISHKEQMALVLRYVDKKDEVVERFISLVHVSDTSACSLKKEIYSLLFDHSLSPSKIRRQGYDGASNMKGEINGLKTLIMKDSPSAYYIHCFANQLQLTLVAIAKKYVKVEDFFDHVTNVLNVVGGSFKRRDLLRHHQAKNLKQLLESGEAHTGQGLNQERGLQRSGDTRWGSHFKILDNFLVIFSFIVHVLGVIEIEGSTSSDRNQAEYLLTKNMKTRLGQL, encoded by the exons atgggTGATTTTTATGCATCGAAGGATTTTAGGGGTTGGAATAAGGATCTTGAAAGATTTTGTTTGCATGTAGGTAAAGTTAATAGTATTCACCACAAATGTTATAATAAGATACTAGGTTTATCAAATCGTCGTCAATCAATTCAAGTTGTTCTTGACAAACATTCTGAAAAGTCAAAAAATGAGTACCGAATGCATTCGGAAGCTTCAATTAATGTAGCAAGACTTCTTTTGTATTATGAATTGCCTTTTCGAGGTCATGACGAAAGTGAATCTTCAAGTAATCAAGGCTACTTTTTAGGATTGTTGCGGTGGCATGGAGACAACCATCCGGATGTGGGAAAGCTGATATTAGAAAAAGCTCCACAAAATGATACTTTGACTTGTCCTATGATCCAAAAGGATATTTTCAATGCTTGTGCTAAACAAACATTGAAAGTTATAATTGCGGACTTGAATGGAGATTATTTTGGTCTATTAGTTGATGAATCCAAAGACATCTCACACAAAGAACAAATGGCTCTTGTTTTGAGATATGTTGATAAAAAGGATGAAGTAGTGGAACGATTTATCAGTCTTGTCCATGTTAGTGATACATCGGCTTGTTCattgaagaaagaaatttattCTTTGCTTTTCGATCATTCACTAAGTCCATCCAAAATACGTAGGCAAGGTTATGATGGAGCTAGTAATATGAAGGGAGAGATAAATGGTCTCAaaactttaattatgaaagatagtcCTTCGGCATACTATATTCATTGTTTTGCAAATCAATTGCAACTAACACTTGTAGCTATTgctaaaaaatatgtgaaagttGAAGACTTTTTTGATCATGTTactaatgtgttgaatgttgtTGGAGGATCTTTTAAACGTCGAGATTTACTTCGTCATCACCAAGCCAAAAATTTGAAGCAATTACTTGAGTCTGGTGAAGCTCATACCGGACAAGGATTAAATCAAGAGCGTGGGCTTCAAAGATCGGGTGATACTCGTTGGGGATCACATTTCAAAATATTGGATaactttcttgttattttttcattcattgttCATGTGCTTGGAgtgattgaaattgaaggttcTACTTCAAGTGATAGAAATCAAGCAGAATATCTTTTGACAAAG aatatgaaaactcGTCTTGGGCAAttgtaa